Proteins found in one Legionella pneumophila subsp. pascullei genomic segment:
- a CDS encoding dienelactone hydrolase family protein, which translates to MYSSNYIYQHGDLDLHGFLAHEEGIKQSRPAVIVAHDWGGRGEFACLKAKQLAEMGYIGFALDMYGQGQIGSNNDEKMALMQPFYRDRSLLRRRLHAAFEAIKSISVVDSNRIAIIGFCFGGLCALDLARSGVDIRGAISFHGLLNKPENLTSERIKAKILVLHGYDDPMVKPEQVHDFCQEMTEANVDWQMHMYGQVQHAFTNPQAHDENLGLMYDEVAARRSWQAMKLFLQEIFNV; encoded by the coding sequence ATGTATTCATCGAATTATATTTATCAGCATGGTGATCTGGATTTGCATGGATTTTTAGCGCATGAAGAGGGAATCAAGCAATCTCGGCCCGCAGTAATAGTCGCGCACGATTGGGGCGGAAGAGGCGAGTTTGCCTGCCTTAAAGCAAAACAACTTGCTGAGATGGGTTATATAGGTTTTGCTTTGGATATGTATGGGCAAGGACAAATTGGTTCTAACAATGATGAAAAAATGGCATTAATGCAACCCTTTTATCGTGATCGTTCTTTGCTTAGGAGAAGATTACATGCCGCCTTTGAAGCCATTAAATCGATATCAGTGGTCGATAGCAATCGCATAGCCATTATCGGGTTTTGTTTTGGCGGGTTGTGCGCACTTGATTTAGCCAGGAGTGGTGTGGATATCCGAGGGGCAATAAGTTTTCATGGGTTGCTTAATAAACCTGAAAATCTCACGTCAGAAAGAATTAAGGCAAAAATTCTGGTGCTGCATGGTTATGATGATCCTATGGTGAAACCAGAACAAGTACATGATTTTTGTCAGGAAATGACAGAAGCTAATGTCGATTGGCAAATGCATATGTATGGACAGGTACAACATGCGTTCACTAATCCTCAAGCACATGATGAAAATTTAGGACTCATGTACGATGAGGTTGCCGCGCGTCGTTCATGGCAAGCAATGAAGCTCTTTTTACAAGAGATTTTTAATGTTTAA
- a CDS encoding alpha/beta hydrolase: protein MMTDSLIHIRDLLHAQFCYQMFITPIHLPIDKKYREFAKMACEFIEGRRDEIIHREYPRHHVLHRFTPANKSNNKKILITHGWMSRAAYMVRLIRLLHKEGYEVYAIDFPAHGEAKGIQLPWTDAIAIIKETINQFGPFYGVIGHSFGGSMILNTLNLAGQLPEWQLNYKPERAILIASPTQMRTPVNKIARRFKLSGHAYLQLRQLIRQQASIDPERIRLSHFISQAPDTYFLCIHGELDATINPKESINFCKNYKNASLSLLPEADHVSVLMDERVEQIALDFLNR, encoded by the coding sequence ATGATGACTGATTCGCTAATACACATAAGGGATTTGTTACATGCTCAATTTTGCTACCAAATGTTTATTACCCCTATTCATCTTCCTATCGATAAAAAATACAGGGAATTTGCCAAAATGGCCTGTGAATTCATAGAAGGAAGAAGGGATGAAATCATACACAGAGAATATCCTCGCCATCATGTTTTACATCGATTTACCCCTGCAAACAAATCAAATAACAAAAAAATATTGATTACACATGGCTGGATGTCTCGTGCTGCCTATATGGTACGCTTAATCAGGCTTCTTCATAAAGAAGGATATGAAGTCTACGCTATCGATTTTCCTGCTCATGGTGAAGCCAAAGGAATTCAGCTTCCCTGGACTGATGCCATTGCTATTATCAAAGAAACGATTAATCAATTTGGACCTTTTTATGGAGTGATTGGCCATTCTTTTGGTGGTTCTATGATCTTAAATACTTTGAATCTGGCCGGCCAACTTCCAGAATGGCAATTAAATTACAAGCCAGAAAGAGCCATTTTAATTGCATCGCCCACACAAATGCGAACTCCTGTAAATAAAATTGCCAGACGTTTTAAATTAAGCGGGCATGCTTATTTACAACTTCGCCAATTAATCCGCCAACAAGCATCAATCGATCCTGAAAGGATTCGGTTAAGCCATTTTATTTCCCAAGCCCCTGATACCTATTTTCTATGTATCCATGGAGAATTGGATGCCACTATTAACCCCAAAGAATCGATAAATTTTTGCAAAAATTACAAAAATGCCAGCCTGTCTCTTTTACCAGAAGCTGATCATGTGAGTGTATTAATGGATGAGCGTGTTGAACAAATTGCTTTGGATTTTTTAAATCGTTAA
- the rpoH gene encoding RNA polymerase sigma factor RpoH, which yields MSQQLQLAAMNLPVGSLDSYIHRVNQIPMLTLEEEIAYAERFHSEGDIEAARQLVLAHLRYVVRVARGYLGYGLPLSDLIQEGNVGLMKAVKRFDPKMGVRLVSFAVHWIKAEIHEFVLRNWRIVKVATTKAQRKLFFNLRQMKNRLGWFSNEEVDAVAKDLGVSREDVLIMEQRLNVMDSSYDAPDVDDNDDAYKAPERYLFNVNDDPAVLLENEDTGDQGREKLLFAMEQLDERSQDILQQRWLAEEKLTLHDLAEKYGVSAERVRQLEKNAMKKIRQYMEG from the coding sequence ATGAGTCAACAGTTGCAACTTGCTGCAATGAATCTACCTGTTGGTAGTCTTGATTCTTATATCCATCGAGTAAATCAAATTCCAATGCTGACTTTGGAAGAGGAAATTGCATACGCCGAGCGGTTTCATTCTGAAGGAGATATAGAAGCCGCTCGACAATTAGTTCTTGCCCATTTGCGCTATGTAGTTCGTGTAGCCCGTGGTTATCTGGGGTATGGATTGCCTTTAAGTGATTTAATTCAGGAAGGTAACGTCGGCTTGATGAAAGCAGTGAAACGTTTTGACCCCAAAATGGGAGTACGTCTTGTTTCTTTTGCTGTTCATTGGATTAAAGCGGAAATTCATGAGTTTGTACTGCGTAATTGGCGAATCGTTAAAGTTGCTACAACCAAGGCTCAACGTAAATTATTTTTTAATTTGCGCCAAATGAAAAATCGATTGGGTTGGTTCAGCAATGAAGAAGTCGATGCTGTCGCCAAAGATTTGGGAGTAAGTCGAGAAGACGTGTTGATCATGGAACAACGTTTAAACGTTATGGATTCTTCTTATGATGCGCCAGACGTTGATGATAATGATGATGCTTACAAAGCGCCTGAACGTTATTTGTTTAATGTGAACGATGATCCCGCTGTCTTGTTAGAGAATGAAGATACTGGTGATCAGGGACGCGAAAAATTACTGTTTGCTATGGAACAACTTGATGAACGCAGTCAGGATATTTTACAACAACGCTGGCTTGCTGAAGAAAAACTCACGTTACATGATTTGGCGGAAAAATATGGTGTCTCTGCTGAGCGGGTTAGACAGCTTGAAAAAAATGCCATGAAGAAAATTCGTCAATACATGGAAGGTTAA
- the ftsX gene encoding permease-like cell division protein FtsX — protein sequence MLKRSQSLLAYHLQAATNSLNLFCRKPLATMMTVIVIAIALALPTLFWVFTDNLSELTNRWQRGGHISLFLKPSLPEAEQTLLLEKVRATEGVGQANIKSAADGLSELTEQEGMQDIMRYLPENPLPAVIEVVPALVIDSPAKLDLLSRKLQAFPQVALAKLDMEWINRLHAILGFSGKAANALMALLALAVVFIIGNTLRLDIHNRQEEIKILKLIGATDPYIIRPFLYSGVWYGVAGALLAIFLVNIFILTLGVAVNQLANVYQMHYPLACLSLRQILLLVLFAIILGWLGALLSVKRQLASIEPYK from the coding sequence GTGTTAAAACGATCACAATCTCTTCTTGCCTATCATTTGCAAGCCGCAACGAATAGTTTGAATCTTTTCTGTCGTAAACCTTTGGCAACTATGATGACAGTCATTGTTATTGCTATCGCCTTGGCGTTACCAACGCTTTTTTGGGTATTCACTGACAATTTAAGTGAACTGACCAATCGTTGGCAGCGCGGAGGACATATTTCTCTTTTTTTGAAACCTTCATTGCCAGAAGCGGAGCAAACATTGTTACTTGAAAAAGTACGTGCTACGGAAGGAGTGGGCCAGGCAAATATTAAATCCGCAGCAGATGGATTATCTGAGTTAACTGAACAAGAAGGCATGCAGGATATTATGCGGTATCTTCCTGAAAATCCTTTGCCTGCAGTGATTGAAGTAGTTCCTGCATTAGTTATAGATTCTCCTGCAAAATTAGATTTATTATCTCGAAAACTTCAGGCTTTTCCGCAAGTAGCGCTGGCGAAACTGGATATGGAATGGATTAATCGATTGCATGCTATCTTAGGCTTTTCTGGCAAGGCAGCGAATGCTTTAATGGCGTTATTAGCTTTGGCAGTAGTCTTTATTATTGGCAATACCTTGCGTTTGGATATTCATAATAGACAAGAAGAAATTAAAATTTTAAAACTGATTGGCGCAACAGATCCCTATATTATTCGTCCTTTTTTATATTCTGGTGTTTGGTATGGGGTAGCTGGCGCTCTTTTAGCCATTTTTCTGGTTAATATTTTTATTCTAACCTTAGGTGTTGCAGTGAATCAGTTGGCTAATGTTTATCAAATGCACTATCCTTTAGCTTGTTTATCATTACGGCAAATCTTGCTACTTGTGTTATTTGCTATTATACTCGGGTGGCTTGGAGCCTTATTGTCTGTTAAACGACAGTTAGCTTCTATAGAGCCCTACAAATAA
- the ftsE gene encoding cell division ATP-binding protein FtsE has product MITFDQVSKRYPGGFEALSQVNFSLQKGEMAFLTGHSGAGKSTLLKLIALLEWPTSGQLTVNGLKLNHLKKRDVAAHRSQLGITFQSPQLLNDRTVFDNVALPLQIQGVAYPMIAKRVHAALDMVGLLSKEKMLPVHLSVGEQQRVGIARAVVHKPALLLADEPTGNLDPKLSSEIMKIFEQFNQVGVSILIATHDLALIAGMKHRIVMLKGGRLC; this is encoded by the coding sequence ATGATCACATTTGACCAGGTTAGTAAACGTTATCCGGGCGGCTTTGAGGCATTAAGCCAAGTTAATTTTTCTTTGCAAAAGGGAGAAATGGCCTTTCTTACAGGCCATTCAGGCGCTGGCAAAAGCACCTTGCTCAAGTTGATTGCTCTTCTTGAATGGCCGACATCGGGTCAATTAACAGTCAATGGTTTGAAATTAAATCATCTTAAAAAGCGAGATGTTGCCGCCCATCGCAGCCAGTTAGGCATTACTTTTCAATCACCTCAGCTGCTGAATGACCGAACTGTGTTTGATAATGTTGCCCTGCCTTTGCAAATTCAAGGAGTTGCTTATCCCATGATTGCCAAAAGGGTACATGCCGCTTTGGATATGGTTGGATTGTTGAGTAAGGAGAAAATGTTACCAGTGCACCTGTCTGTTGGTGAACAGCAACGAGTCGGTATTGCTCGTGCTGTAGTTCATAAACCTGCATTATTATTGGCAGATGAACCTACCGGTAACCTGGACCCAAAACTTTCTTCTGAGATAATGAAAATTTTTGAGCAATTTAATCAGGTTGGGGTTAGCATATTAATTGCAACACATGATTTGGCTTTAATAGCGGGAATGAAACACCGCATCGTCATGCTGAAAGGAGGAAGGCTGTGTTAA
- the ftsY gene encoding signal recognition particle-docking protein FtsY yields the protein MIKWFKRNQNSESSLDTEEQQAHAENSVESGLEEPREAIVKEPSPKESIFARFKKGLSKTRHQLGEGISRLLLGKKEISQELLEELETLLISADLGLDTTQEVLKQLNEGLARKQLSNGEAVYQTLKANLQKILSQEEKPLSIETEDGSPFVILMVGVNGAGKTTTIGKLAKQFQKQGKKVMLAAGDTFRAAAVEQLHVWGERNSIPVIAQHTGADSASVIFDALQAAKARKIDVLIADTAGRLHTQSNLMEELKKVKRVMQKLDPKAPHETMLVLDASIGQNALAQAKQFHEAVQLTGITMTKLDGTAKGGILFAIANDLGIPFRYLGVGEGIEDLRPFDAAQFVSAIFDDDHI from the coding sequence ATGATTAAATGGTTTAAACGAAATCAAAATTCCGAGTCAAGTTTGGACACTGAAGAACAACAGGCTCATGCCGAAAACAGCGTGGAATCCGGGCTTGAAGAGCCTCGGGAGGCGATTGTCAAAGAGCCTTCTCCAAAAGAAAGTATTTTTGCTCGTTTTAAGAAAGGTCTTAGCAAAACGCGCCATCAATTGGGGGAAGGCATAAGTCGGCTGCTATTAGGTAAAAAAGAAATCAGCCAGGAGTTACTCGAAGAACTCGAGACCTTATTGATTAGTGCTGATTTGGGCTTGGATACCACGCAAGAAGTATTGAAGCAATTAAATGAAGGCCTGGCAAGAAAGCAACTATCTAATGGTGAAGCAGTTTATCAGACTCTAAAGGCAAATTTGCAAAAGATTTTGAGTCAAGAAGAGAAACCGCTTTCCATAGAAACAGAAGATGGTTCTCCTTTTGTCATTTTAATGGTTGGTGTCAATGGCGCCGGTAAAACAACCACGATTGGTAAATTAGCCAAACAATTCCAAAAACAGGGAAAGAAAGTGATGTTAGCTGCTGGTGATACGTTTCGTGCTGCTGCCGTGGAACAATTGCATGTGTGGGGCGAAAGAAATAGCATACCGGTTATTGCCCAGCATACCGGGGCTGACAGTGCCTCAGTAATTTTTGATGCCCTTCAGGCTGCCAAAGCGAGAAAAATAGATGTTTTAATCGCTGATACAGCCGGGCGTTTGCATACACAAAGCAATTTAATGGAAGAGTTGAAAAAAGTGAAAAGAGTGATGCAGAAACTCGATCCCAAAGCACCTCATGAAACCATGTTGGTATTGGATGCGAGTATCGGGCAGAATGCCTTGGCCCAGGCAAAACAGTTTCATGAAGCAGTACAATTAACTGGAATTACTATGACCAAGCTTGATGGAACAGCCAAAGGCGGGATATTATTTGCTATAGCGAATGATTTGGGGATACCATTTCGTTATTTAGGGGTGGGGGAGGGCATTGAAGATTTGAGGCCCTTTGACGCAGCGCAATTTGTTAGTGCAATATTCGATGATGATCACATTTGA
- a CDS encoding M16 family metallopeptidase, with product MHKLLISLMMLLSFQAFSQVQEYTLNNGLKVLVKEDHRAPVVVSMIWYNVGSADEPVGITGVSHAIEHMMFKGTSKYPVGVFSKTIAALGGQENAFTNNDYTAYYEKLDAAHLATSFELEADRMNNLLLNSEEFAKEIKVIQEERRLRTDNNPQALAFERFLATAHLTAPYNHPVIGWMNDLKQMKVEDLKKWYENYYAPNNATLVVVGDVNPEKVHALAQRYFGSIAKRPIAARKPQQEPSALGKKMVYINAPAKLPLLLIGYTVPGVKTAKNNWEPYALEIIAGILDAGESARFAKHLVRGKQVATGAEAYYNLYSRYQSQFIVYGAPSQDHQIKDLEKALIAELDSLKKAPVSNQELQRVKNQIIAQKTFEKDSIFGQAMELGLLETIGLGWKNTETYTKAINGITPEQIQQVAQRYFQENNMTVAELKPIRQEEVRP from the coding sequence GTGCACAAATTACTCATTTCTCTTATGATGCTACTCTCATTTCAGGCTTTTAGCCAAGTCCAGGAATATACGTTAAACAATGGCTTAAAAGTTCTGGTGAAAGAAGATCATCGAGCTCCAGTAGTAGTATCCATGATTTGGTATAACGTGGGCTCAGCTGATGAACCTGTAGGCATTACTGGTGTTTCTCATGCCATAGAACACATGATGTTTAAAGGAACCTCAAAATATCCAGTAGGGGTATTTTCTAAAACAATTGCCGCATTGGGAGGGCAGGAAAATGCGTTTACGAACAACGATTATACCGCCTATTATGAAAAACTAGATGCTGCCCATCTGGCTACAAGCTTTGAGTTGGAAGCCGATCGCATGAATAATTTACTGCTTAATAGTGAGGAATTCGCTAAAGAAATTAAAGTCATTCAAGAGGAAAGGCGTTTACGAACGGACAATAACCCGCAGGCACTCGCTTTCGAGCGTTTTCTGGCCACAGCGCACCTCACAGCACCATACAATCACCCGGTTATAGGGTGGATGAATGACTTGAAGCAAATGAAAGTAGAGGATTTAAAAAAATGGTACGAAAATTATTATGCACCAAATAACGCCACCTTGGTAGTAGTAGGTGATGTGAACCCAGAGAAAGTACATGCCTTGGCTCAGCGATATTTCGGTTCAATAGCCAAACGCCCTATAGCAGCCCGTAAACCCCAACAAGAACCCTCAGCACTCGGTAAAAAAATGGTCTACATTAATGCGCCAGCGAAATTGCCATTACTGTTAATTGGCTATACTGTACCTGGAGTAAAAACTGCTAAAAATAACTGGGAGCCATATGCCTTGGAAATTATTGCCGGGATACTCGATGCGGGGGAAAGTGCGCGATTTGCTAAACACCTGGTGCGAGGCAAGCAAGTAGCCACTGGCGCAGAAGCCTATTATAACCTCTATTCAAGGTACCAAAGTCAATTTATTGTCTATGGAGCGCCTAGCCAAGATCATCAAATAAAAGATCTGGAAAAGGCATTAATTGCGGAATTAGATTCCTTAAAGAAAGCGCCTGTTAGCAACCAAGAATTGCAAAGAGTTAAAAATCAAATCATAGCACAAAAAACTTTTGAAAAAGATTCTATTTTTGGCCAGGCCATGGAGCTGGGATTGTTAGAAACAATAGGTCTGGGATGGAAAAATACAGAAACATACACCAAAGCCATCAATGGAATAACCCCAGAGCAAATTCAGCAAGTCGCGCAACGCTATTTTCAGGAAAATAATATGACTGTTGCGGAATTAAAGCCAATCAGGCAAGAAGAGGTAAGACCATGA
- a CDS encoding M16 family metallopeptidase — protein MSVLRTFILSFIVIFSHNLFANSFKTEKWQTKNGVRVIFYQAMEVPMLDISLAFAAGSAYDGKYFGLSALTTNLINQGNSGKDATTIAEALADTGAQFNAETSRDMVVLSLRTLTSKEALEQSTKTFSQIISHPDFPKEAFAREKDQLLMAVEQTEESPDDVAIQNFFKTLYQEHPYAHPVHGTIASLNAINQNQVIDFYKKYYVAKNGILVMVGAIDSSRAHQLAEQLTQDLSEGEPAPTVPKATQLADAEKVNVPFPSSQTIVRLGQIGIDHHNQNYFPLMVGNYILGGGTLVSRLGTEVREKRGLTYGIDSQFVPMLGEGPFIISLSTKNSEARNALNITQDTLIKFIQNGPNREELTSAKQYLTGSFPLSLGSNTNIANLLLRMAFYHLPDNYLDTYVAKINAVTDAEIKQAFKQQVNPEKLLLVTVGQS, from the coding sequence ATGAGTGTTTTAAGAACTTTTATCCTTTCGTTTATTGTAATTTTTTCTCACAACCTATTCGCCAATTCATTCAAAACCGAGAAATGGCAGACTAAAAATGGGGTGCGCGTTATATTTTATCAAGCTATGGAAGTGCCTATGCTTGATATCAGTTTGGCATTTGCTGCCGGCTCTGCCTATGACGGCAAGTATTTTGGTTTAAGCGCATTAACGACCAATTTGATTAATCAGGGTAATTCCGGTAAAGACGCAACGACTATTGCGGAAGCTTTAGCGGACACCGGGGCACAATTCAATGCGGAAACGAGCAGGGATATGGTTGTCCTTAGCCTGAGAACCCTTACCAGCAAAGAAGCTTTGGAACAATCTACAAAAACCTTTAGCCAAATTATCAGTCATCCTGATTTTCCTAAAGAAGCCTTCGCAAGAGAAAAAGATCAACTTCTCATGGCTGTTGAGCAAACAGAAGAATCTCCAGATGATGTAGCCATCCAAAACTTTTTTAAAACCTTATATCAAGAACATCCTTATGCTCATCCTGTTCATGGGACAATTGCGTCACTGAATGCTATTAATCAAAATCAAGTCATTGATTTTTATAAAAAATACTATGTTGCTAAAAACGGTATATTAGTCATGGTTGGCGCTATTGACAGTTCTCGAGCCCATCAGTTGGCAGAACAACTAACCCAGGACTTATCTGAAGGAGAGCCAGCACCGACGGTCCCTAAAGCCACACAACTGGCTGATGCAGAAAAAGTTAATGTCCCATTCCCTTCTTCACAAACGATAGTTCGCTTGGGACAAATAGGGATAGATCATCATAATCAAAATTACTTTCCCTTAATGGTTGGGAATTATATTTTAGGCGGAGGAACATTAGTTTCGAGGCTGGGTACTGAAGTAAGAGAAAAGAGAGGTTTAACTTACGGGATCGATAGTCAGTTTGTCCCTATGTTAGGCGAAGGACCTTTTATCATTAGTTTATCAACAAAAAACTCCGAAGCCAGAAACGCGCTGAACATTACCCAGGACACACTGATAAAATTTATCCAAAATGGGCCTAACCGCGAAGAGTTAACTTCAGCAAAACAATACCTGACAGGTAGCTTTCCTCTCTCGCTGGGGAGCAATACCAACATTGCAAACCTCTTGTTAAGAATGGCATTTTACCATTTACCTGATAATTATCTGGACACCTATGTCGCTAAAATTAACGCAGTAACTGATGCTGAAATCAAGCAAGCATTCAAACAACAGGTGAATCCTGAAAAATTACTCCTTGTAACGGTTGGACAGTCTTGA
- the rsmD gene encoding 16S rRNA (guanine(966)-N(2))-methyltransferase RsmD, translating to MKQVIRIIGGLYRGKKIHFPDVNGLRPTPDRVRETLFNWLMNDIRNARCLDAFAGSGALGFEAYSRGASQVVFIEQSPKAHASLQNTIRQFDSPNLHLIKTDTLNYLKQSTEQFDLIFLDPPYTLNYVPQCLDSIIANNLLVKGGLVYVESSTPVEVKTELWKQLKLKQAGQVIYGLFEKL from the coding sequence TTGAAACAGGTAATACGGATTATTGGAGGATTGTATCGGGGAAAAAAAATTCATTTCCCCGATGTAAATGGTCTAAGACCAACTCCAGACAGAGTTCGGGAAACACTCTTTAATTGGTTAATGAATGATATTAGAAATGCCCGTTGTCTGGATGCTTTTGCGGGTAGTGGGGCATTGGGATTCGAAGCCTACTCCAGAGGGGCATCTCAAGTTGTTTTTATCGAGCAGTCTCCCAAGGCTCATGCCAGTTTGCAAAATACCATTCGTCAATTTGATAGCCCCAACTTACACCTTATAAAAACAGATACGTTAAATTATCTTAAACAAAGCACAGAGCAATTCGATCTGATTTTTTTAGACCCCCCCTATACTCTCAACTATGTTCCTCAATGTCTTGATAGTATCATAGCAAATAACCTTCTTGTTAAAGGAGGGCTTGTCTATGTTGAATCATCAACCCCTGTTGAAGTAAAAACAGAACTTTGGAAACAACTGAAATTAAAACAAGCCGGTCAAGTCATTTATGGATTATTTGAAAAACTCTAG
- the dotD gene encoding type IVB secretion system lipoprotein DotD: MNNNKIVIMFIFSALLASCAGTMKFKKPPINNPSDDATIKLAEAAVSVSDSMLEMAKVEKVITPPSKDNTLTIPNAYNLQARASVDWSGPVEELTARIAKAAHFRFRVLGQSPSVPVLISISTKDESLAEILRDIDYQAGKKASIHVYPNSQVVELRYAKIYS; the protein is encoded by the coding sequence ATGAACAACAATAAGATTGTCATAATGTTTATTTTTTCAGCTCTTCTTGCCAGTTGCGCTGGGACAATGAAATTTAAAAAACCACCTATCAATAATCCAAGTGATGATGCGACTATTAAGTTAGCGGAAGCTGCCGTTTCGGTCAGTGATTCAATGCTTGAAATGGCAAAAGTTGAAAAAGTAATTACTCCACCAAGCAAAGACAATACTTTAACTATACCGAATGCTTATAACTTGCAAGCAAGAGCCAGTGTCGATTGGTCTGGTCCTGTTGAAGAGTTGACTGCACGTATAGCAAAAGCAGCACATTTCAGATTTCGTGTTTTAGGACAATCCCCGTCAGTTCCAGTTTTAATCAGCATCAGCACCAAAGATGAGAGTCTGGCGGAGATCCTTAGAGATATTGATTATCAAGCTGGAAAAAAAGCCAGTATTCATGTGTATCCTAACAGTCAGGTTGTAGAATTGCGCTATGCGAAAATTTATTCTTAG
- the dotC gene encoding type IVB secretion system protein DotC yields the protein MRKFILSLSILLSALLVACSSRNHYGDTGSLAGLQAMADSKYTRAQKKQKMGKIREMALKETALSVGAQAGLAWRAKIIDEQLNKQARNLDAIYDFNSLVLEHNILPPVLLEGRNTLNLADAQSIRISDRTYKVAKQAHFITTPPTWRQYLWMDYVKPEAPNVTLLPKTKAEKEIWCIYTERGWKNGIDQANTILEENIARIKEDFGGMILYRKLLAMNMVSPPYVSHTDLGVTGDGSEIHIDDRVLRITALPELNVNSAEWRAAVAKDENALERFKNMEKLANQAKIVITNKSWQPIIAPVS from the coding sequence ATGCGAAAATTTATTCTTAGTTTATCCATTTTGCTATCAGCTCTCCTGGTAGCCTGTTCTTCTCGTAATCATTATGGGGATACCGGCTCATTGGCAGGGCTTCAAGCCATGGCTGATTCAAAATACACTCGAGCCCAAAAGAAACAGAAAATGGGTAAAATTCGCGAAATGGCCCTCAAGGAAACGGCTCTAAGTGTTGGCGCCCAGGCAGGATTAGCCTGGAGAGCCAAAATAATTGATGAGCAGTTAAACAAACAAGCAAGAAATCTTGATGCAATTTATGATTTTAATTCCCTGGTTTTAGAGCATAATATTTTACCCCCTGTATTGCTTGAGGGAAGGAATACTTTGAACCTTGCCGATGCTCAAAGTATCCGTATTTCAGATCGCACCTATAAAGTCGCAAAACAAGCTCATTTTATTACTACCCCACCTACCTGGCGACAATATTTGTGGATGGATTATGTGAAACCGGAAGCACCCAATGTGACTTTGCTTCCAAAAACCAAAGCTGAAAAAGAAATATGGTGTATCTATACTGAAAGAGGATGGAAAAATGGTATAGATCAGGCAAATACCATTTTGGAAGAAAACATTGCCCGCATTAAAGAAGATTTCGGCGGTATGATTCTTTATAGAAAACTACTGGCTATGAACATGGTATCACCTCCTTATGTTTCTCATACTGACTTGGGCGTAACTGGGGATGGTTCAGAAATTCATATTGATGACAGAGTCTTGCGCATCACGGCTTTACCTGAACTTAATGTCAATAGTGCGGAATGGAGAGCAGCGGTAGCCAAGGATGAAAATGCTCTTGAGCGCTTCAAAAATATGGAAAAACTGGCAAATCAGGCTAAAATTGTTATAACGAACAAATCCTGGCAACCTATTATAGCACCAGTAAGTTAA